In one window of Calypte anna isolate BGI_N300 chromosome 1, bCalAnn1_v1.p, whole genome shotgun sequence DNA:
- the LIPI gene encoding lipase member I isoform X1 — protein sequence MLKLFFFIFLINCVKADETEKCPEFTDLNIGNALSGTELQVQLLLYTRKNPNCSERLIEHNATASKYLNMSKKIVFVIHGFRPTGSPPGWLGDIKELLLFSDDINLIIVDWNRGATTVNYITAVENCRKVAEILKNYVDQMLVNGASLNTIHMIGVSLGAHIAGFVGQQYNGKIGRITGLDPAGPTFTGVPPDRRLDRTDAQFVDVIHSDTDALGFKKPLGTIDFYPNGGMDQPGCPQTLFSGLQYFKCDHQRSVFLFLSSLKGRCNIITYPCDSYLDYKRGKCADCEAFQPMSCPVLGYFADGWKNLLIPKSSPTKAYFDTSDQDPFCMYNYLLDITTWNKSIRRGFIKVKITDYAGNTVESEMNREASTFQQYKRVKILTGFYQDVDKIAKISLTFSTKTLIGPKHKLRILQMRLKSLNNPERLPLCRYDFILMENTELTFKPIPCPEKAI from the exons ATGctgaagttgtttttcttcatcttcttgaTAAACTGCGTGAAAGCAG atgagacagaaaaatgtCCTGAATTTACAGACCTTAATATTGGCAATGCTTTGTCTGGAACAGAACTCCAAGTCCAGCTACTGCTGTACAcaagaaaaaatccaaattgtTCTGAGAGACTCATTGAACACAATGCTACTGCATCCAAGTACCTTAATATGTCCAAGAAAATTGTCTTTGTTATTCATGGCTTCAGACCAACAGGATCTCCACCAGGATGGCTAGGTGACATCAAGGAGCTTTTACTGTTTTCAGATGATATTAATCTTATCATAGTTGATTGGAATCGTGGTGCTACGACTGTGAATTATATAACTGCTgttgaaaactgcagaaaagttGCAGAAATACTGAAGAACTATGTTGATCAGATGCTG GTAAATGGAGCTTCTCTCAACACTATTCATATGATCGGTGTCAGTCTCGGGGCTCATATAGCTGGGTTTGTTGGGCAGCAATATAATGGCAAAATTGGCAGAATTACAG GTCTTGACCCAGCAGGCCCTACGTTCACTGGAGTACCACCAGACAGGAGACTGGATCGCACTGATGCACAATTTGTTGATGTAATCCATTCGGATACTGATG cACTAGGTTTCAAGAAACCTTTAGGAACCATTGATTTCTATCCAAATGGAGGAATGGATCAGCCTGGTTGTCCACAAACACTATTCAGTG gacttcagtattttaaatgtgaCCATCAAAGATCTGTCTTCCTCTTCTTATCATCTTTGAAAGGAAGGTGCAACATAATAACATATCCTTGTGACTCTTACTTGGATTATAAGAGAGGAAAATGTGCTGATTGTGAAGCTTTCCAGCCTATGTCCTGTCCAGTACTGG GTTATTTTGCTGATGGATGGAAAAATCTGTTAATCCCAAAGAGTTCACCAACGAAAGCTTATTTTGATACCTCAGACCAAGACCCATTCTGCA tgtaTAACTATTTGCTGGATATTACTACCTGGAATAAAAGCATTAGGAGAGGTTTCATTAAGGTTAAAATAACAGATTATGCTGGAAACACAGTAGAATCAGAGATGAATAG agaAGCTTCAACATTTCAGCAATATAAAAGAGTCAAAATACTAACTGGATTTTATCAAGATGTTGACAAAATAGCGAAGATTTCCTTGACCTTTTCTACGAAGACCCTAATAGGCCCAAAGCATAAGCTTAGGATTCTCCAGATGAGGCTGAAATCTCTCAATAATCCAGAAAG
- the LIPI gene encoding lipase member I isoform X2, with product MLKLFFFIFLINCVKADETEKCPEFTDLNIGNALSGTELQVQLLLYTRKNPNCSERLIEHNATASKYLNMSKKIVFVIHGFRPTGSPPGWLGDIKELLLFSDDINLIIVDWNRGATTVNYITAVENCRKVAEILKNYVDQMLVNGASLNTIHMIGVSLGAHIAGFVGQQYNGKIGRITGLDPAGPTFTGVPPDRRLDRTDAQFVDVIHSDTDALGFKKPLGTIDFYPNGGMDQPGCPQTLFSGYFADGWKNLLIPKSSPTKAYFDTSDQDPFCMYNYLLDITTWNKSIRRGFIKVKITDYAGNTVESEMNREASTFQQYKRVKILTGFYQDVDKIAKISLTFSTKTLIGPKHKLRILQMRLKSLNNPERLPLCRYDFILMENTELTFKPIPCPEKAI from the exons ATGctgaagttgtttttcttcatcttcttgaTAAACTGCGTGAAAGCAG atgagacagaaaaatgtCCTGAATTTACAGACCTTAATATTGGCAATGCTTTGTCTGGAACAGAACTCCAAGTCCAGCTACTGCTGTACAcaagaaaaaatccaaattgtTCTGAGAGACTCATTGAACACAATGCTACTGCATCCAAGTACCTTAATATGTCCAAGAAAATTGTCTTTGTTATTCATGGCTTCAGACCAACAGGATCTCCACCAGGATGGCTAGGTGACATCAAGGAGCTTTTACTGTTTTCAGATGATATTAATCTTATCATAGTTGATTGGAATCGTGGTGCTACGACTGTGAATTATATAACTGCTgttgaaaactgcagaaaagttGCAGAAATACTGAAGAACTATGTTGATCAGATGCTG GTAAATGGAGCTTCTCTCAACACTATTCATATGATCGGTGTCAGTCTCGGGGCTCATATAGCTGGGTTTGTTGGGCAGCAATATAATGGCAAAATTGGCAGAATTACAG GTCTTGACCCAGCAGGCCCTACGTTCACTGGAGTACCACCAGACAGGAGACTGGATCGCACTGATGCACAATTTGTTGATGTAATCCATTCGGATACTGATG cACTAGGTTTCAAGAAACCTTTAGGAACCATTGATTTCTATCCAAATGGAGGAATGGATCAGCCTGGTTGTCCACAAACACTATTCAGTG GTTATTTTGCTGATGGATGGAAAAATCTGTTAATCCCAAAGAGTTCACCAACGAAAGCTTATTTTGATACCTCAGACCAAGACCCATTCTGCA tgtaTAACTATTTGCTGGATATTACTACCTGGAATAAAAGCATTAGGAGAGGTTTCATTAAGGTTAAAATAACAGATTATGCTGGAAACACAGTAGAATCAGAGATGAATAG agaAGCTTCAACATTTCAGCAATATAAAAGAGTCAAAATACTAACTGGATTTTATCAAGATGTTGACAAAATAGCGAAGATTTCCTTGACCTTTTCTACGAAGACCCTAATAGGCCCAAAGCATAAGCTTAGGATTCTCCAGATGAGGCTGAAATCTCTCAATAATCCAGAAAG